In Eriocheir sinensis breed Jianghai 21 chromosome 17, ASM2467909v1, whole genome shotgun sequence, one genomic interval encodes:
- the LOC126999711 gene encoding DNA-directed RNA polymerase III subunit RPC7-like isoform X1, translating to MGGRGRGRGKGLSLEQLGVQKGETLPERVLGPPETYPPLEFRPVQPTQEKSLAESYMLVVKKEFREHMQNSQFYIQPGVKRPDIERYSDRYQVLASHRGQLTLNWSWFPKELHPTSVSALKKKRKKESPKVKVNLKKARTKDMNVSETLEALEKKEALTNEENEEEGEEDNADKAEVETMEEEVDEELDEGTDYFNSYFDNGDNYLDEEDDALEEGGVF from the coding sequence ATGGGTGGGCGAGGACGCGGCCGAGGGAAGGGCTTGAGCCTGGAGCAGCTTGGGGTGCAGAAAGGAGAGACACTGCCAGAGCGAGTCCTTGGGCCCCCCGAGACATACCCGCCTCTCGAGTTCAGACCTGTTCAGCCAACCCAGGAAAAGAGTCTTGCTGAATCGTACATGCTGGTTGTTAAAAAGGAGTTCCGAGAGCACATGCAGAATTCTCAGTTTTACATCCAGCCGGGAGTGAAAAGACCTGACATTGAGAGGTATTCCGACAGGTACCAAGTCTTAGCGAGTCACCGAGGCCAGCTCACCCTGAACTGGTCTTGGTTTCCCAAAGAACTGCATCCCACATCGGTGTCTGcactaaagaaaaagagaaagaaagagtcgCCGAAAGTTAAAGTCAATTTGAAAAAGGCGCGAACTAAAGATATGAACGTAAGTGAGACTCTGGAAGCACTTGAAAAGAAGGAAGCGTTGacgaatgaggagaatgaggaggaaggcgaagaggacaATGCAGACAAGGCTGAAGTTGAgaccatggaggaggaggtggacgaggagctGGATGAAGGAACGGATTACTTCAACAGCTACTTTGACAATGGGGACAATTACCTTGACGAGGAGGATGATGCcttggaggaagggggagtgttTTGA